In Carettochelys insculpta isolate YL-2023 chromosome 11, ASM3395843v1, whole genome shotgun sequence, a genomic segment contains:
- the LOC142019261 gene encoding hyaluronidase-4-like, with the protein MASPSGNADGPGLAAEEHHVCLDSPVEQTTARTSSGWLPPWGSPASRQHVGRTTLLLLLLLCAEPFWAQSLKPSLPPLVTDRPFLVAWNAPTARCWTSYKVPLGVASFGLLANRQEDFTGGNVTIFYYDQLGLYPYYLNTTTPPMAVNGGCPQNASLLDHLDKMAADVADALPSASFGGLAVIDWENWRPLWIRNWDKKNIYRAMSAWLVRRRNPGWPEEQVELEAKWEFETAAARFMTESLKLARSLRPGGWWGYYLFPECYNYHYWEDFENFTGGCPQVEVQRNNKLLWLWEQSKALYPSVYMEEVLRDSPQGKSFVRAKLREALRVAQLPSANYSLPVFAYARPFYSYSLRELSQTDLVHTIGQAAALGAHGIVLWGGVEYSRNQPICVKIQKYLTSTLGPYVINVTTAAKLCSQVVCNDHGRCLRRQMASDSYLHLDASSFTIQVDKAAQVPRVSVRGALTTQQKARLRREFMCHCYQGWQGKHCRSRGQSNRLWACNLCIPALVVSAIWTWGM; encoded by the exons CCCCGTGGAGCAAACTACAGCGAGGACCAGCTCGGGCTGGCTCCCACCATGGGGCTCGCCGGCCTCCAGGCAACACGTTGGCCGCAccaccttgctgctgctgctgctcctgtgcgCTGAGCCATTCTGGGCCCAGAGCCTGAAGCCCTCCTTGCCCCCCCTCGTGACAGACCGACCCTTCCTGGTGGCCTGGAACGCCCCAACAGCTCGGTGCTGGACGTCCTACAAGGTGCCCCTCGGTGTGGCCTCTTTCGGCCTCCTGGCGAACAGGCAGGAAGACTTCACAGGCGGGAACGTCACCATCTTCTACTACGACcagctgggcctgtacccctacTACCTGAACACCACCACACCGCCCATGGCCGTCAACGGCGGCTGCCCTCAGAACGCCAGCCTGCTGGACCACCTGGACAAGATGGCCGCCGACGTGGCCGACGCCCTGCCTTCTGCCTCCTTCGGCGGCCTGGCCGTGATCGACTGGGAGAACTGGAGGCCCCTCTGGATCCGGAACTGGGACAAGAAGAACATCTACCGGGCCATGTCCGCCTGGCTGGTGAGGCGGAGGAACCCCGGCTGGCCCGAGGAGCAGGTGGAGCTGGAGGCCAAGTGGGAGTTTGAGACGGCTGCGGCCAGGTTCATGACCGAGTCCCTCAAGCTGGCGCGGTCACTCCGGCCTGGCGGCTGGTGGGGCTACTACCTCTTCCCCGAGTGCTACAACTACCACTACTGGGAGGACTTTGAGAACTTCACCGGGGGCTGCCCGCAGGTGGAGGTGCAGCGGAACAAcaagctgctgtggctgtgggagcAGAGCAAGGCGCTCTACCCCTCCGTCTACATGGAGGAGGTGTTGAGAGACTCCCCTCAGGGCAAGAGCTTCGTGCGGGCCAAGCTCAGGGAGGCGCTGCGCGTGGCTCAGCTGCCCTCCGCCAACTACTCCCTGCCCGTCTTCGCCTACGCCCGGCCCTTCTACAGCTACTCCCTGAGGGAGCTAAGCCAG ACAGACCTGGTGCACACCATTGGGCAGGCGGCCGCCCTGGGGGCTCACGGGATCGTTCTCTGGGGAGGCGTGGAATATTCTCGCAACCAG CCCATCTGCGTGAAGATCCAGAAATACCTGACTTCCACCTTAGGCCCTTACGTCATCAACGTGACCACAGCAGCCAAACTCTGCAGCCAGGTGGTCTGCAATGACCACGGGCGCTGTCTCCGCAGGCAGATGGCCTCAGACAGCTACCTGCACCTGGACGCGAGCTCCTTCACGATCCAAGTGGACAAAGCTGCCCAGGTACCCCGCGTGTCAGTGAGAGGAGCCCTGACCACCCAGCAGAAGGCCAGGCTGAGACGAGAGTTCATGTGTCACTGCTACCAGGGCTGGCAGGGCAAACACTGCCGTTCCCGGGGGCAGAGCAACCGGCTGTGGGCGTGCAACTTGTGCATCCCTGCCTTGGTGGTGTCTGCAATATGGACGTGGGGCATGTGA